One stretch of Pelmatolapia mariae isolate MD_Pm_ZW linkage group LG3_W, Pm_UMD_F_2, whole genome shotgun sequence DNA includes these proteins:
- the LOC134623891 gene encoding zinc finger protein 729-like, whose protein sequence is MTSTQKSFTESGSLKNHQLIHSGVKPYSCELCGKSFTRAESLQRHRLIHSRFKPYSCDECGKSFTQAGHLKKHQLIHRGVKPYSCDLVGKSFTQAGDLKKHQPIHRGVKPYSFDLCGKSFAQAGDLKNHQLIHSGVKPYSCDECGKDFTQTGHLKTHQLIHRGVKPYSCDECGKYFTRAESLQRHRLIHSRFKPYSCDECGKDFTRTGHLKTHQLIHSGVKPYSCDECGKYFTRGGDLKRHQLIHRGVKPYSCDLCGKSFTRAGNLETHQLIHSGFKPYSCELCGKSFAQAGGLKRHQLIHSGVKPYSCELCGKSFTESGGLKRHQLIHSGVKPYSCELCGKSFTQAGCLQRHRLIHSRFKPYSCDLGGKSFTQTRQLKKHQLIHRGVKPYTCDLGGKSFTHARDLKNHQLIHRGVKHYSCDLCGKSFTQAGDLKKHQPIHRGVKPYSCDLCGKSFAQAGDLKNHQLIHRGVKPYSCDECGKDFTRTGHLKTHQLIHRGVKPYSCDECGKYFTRGGDLKRHQLIHRGVKPYSCDLCGKSFTRAENLKTHQLIHSGFKPYSCELCGKSFAQTGGLKRHQLIHSGVKPYSCDLCGKSFTQTRDLKKHQLIHRGVKPYSCDLGGKSFTEAGGFKAH, encoded by the exons atgacttcaacacaaaag tcttttaccgagtCTGGAAGTTTAAAAAACCACCAGCTCAttcacagtggagttaaaccttacagctgtgagttgtgtggaaagtcttttacccgggCTGAAAGCTTACAAAGACATCGACTCATCCACAGTagatttaaaccttacagctgtgatgagtgtgggaagtcttttacccaggctggacacttaaaaaaacaccaactcatccacaggggagttaaaccttacagctgtgacttggttggaaagtcttttacccaggctggagacttaaaaaaacaccaacccATCCACAggggagttaaaccttacagctttgacttgtgtggaaagtcttttgcccaggctggagacttaaaaaaccaccaactcatccacagcggagttaaaccttacagctgtgatgagtgtgggaaggattttacccagactggacatttaaaaacacaccaactcatccacaggggagttaaaccgtacagctgtgatgagtgtgggaagtaTTTTACCCGGGCTGAAAGCTTACAAAGACATCGACTCATCCACAGTagatttaaaccttacagctgtgatgagtgtgggaaggattttacccggactggacatttaaaaacacaccaactcatccacagtggagttaaaccgtacagctgtgatgagtgtgggaagtattttacccggggtggagacttaaaaagacaccaactcatccacagggGAGTTAAACCGTACagttgtgacttgtgtggaaagtcttttacccgggCTGGAAACTTagaaacacaccaactcatccacagtggatttaaaccttacagctgtgagttgtgtggaaagtcttttgccCAGGCTGGAggtttaaaaagacaccaactcatccacagtggagttaaaccttacagctgtgagttgtgtggaaagtcttttaccgagtCTGGAggtttaaaaagacaccaactcatccacagtggagttaaaccttacagctgtgagttgtgtggaaagtcttttacccaggctggatgCTTACAAAGACATCGACTCATCCATAGTagatttaaaccttacagctgtgacttgggtggaaagtcttttacccagactcgacaattaaaaaaacaccaactcatccacaggggagttaaaccttacaccTGTGACTTaggtggaaagtcttttacccatgCTCGAGACTTAAAAAaccaccaactcatccacagggGAGTTAAAcattacagctgtgacttgtgtggaaagtcttttacccaggctggagacttaaaaaaacaccaacccATCCACAggggagttaaaccttacagctgtgacttgtgtggaaagtcttttgcccaggctggagacttaaaaaaccaccaactcatccacaggggagttaaaccttacagctgtgatgagtgtgggaaggattttacccggactggacatttaaaaacacaccaactcatccacaggggagttaaaccgtacagctgtgatgagtgtgggaagtattttacccggggtggagacttaaaaagacaccaactcatccacagggGAGTTAAACCGTACagttgtgacttgtgtggaaagtcttttacccgggctgaaaacttaaaaacacaccaactcatccacagtggatttaaaccttacagctgtgagttgtgtggaaagtcttttgccCAGACTGGAggtttaaaaagacaccaactcatccacagtggagttaaaccttacagctgtgacttgtgtggaaagtcttttacccagactcgagacttaaaaaaacaccaactcatccacaggggagttaaaccttacagctgtgacttgggtggaaagtcttttaccgaggCTGGAGGCTTTAAAGCACACTAA